The following are from one region of the Actinoplanes sp. L3-i22 genome:
- a CDS encoding DUF4291 domain-containing protein, giving the protein MHEIRAVYDDQTITVYQAYSPAIAVPAVRAGRFVPPFKRDRMTWIKPSFLWMMYRCGWATKEGQEHVLAVTITRAGFEWALAHAAHSSYQRGVHASRADWQRELKRAPVRVQWDPERDLRLRELPYRSLQLGIGGAAVPRYVDEWTTGITDVTDRVREIRRHLDAGDEARAVALLPPERVYPEVRGRSTGCRRDS; this is encoded by the coding sequence GTGCATGAGATCCGAGCGGTCTACGACGACCAGACGATCACCGTCTACCAGGCCTACTCACCGGCGATCGCGGTGCCGGCGGTGCGCGCGGGGCGGTTCGTTCCGCCGTTCAAACGGGACCGGATGACGTGGATCAAGCCGTCGTTCCTGTGGATGATGTACCGCTGCGGCTGGGCCACCAAGGAGGGCCAGGAGCACGTGCTCGCCGTCACGATCACCCGGGCGGGCTTCGAGTGGGCGCTGGCGCACGCCGCGCACAGCAGCTACCAGCGCGGGGTCCACGCGAGCCGCGCCGACTGGCAGCGGGAGTTGAAGCGGGCGCCGGTCCGGGTGCAGTGGGATCCGGAGCGGGACCTGCGGCTGCGCGAGTTGCCGTACCGATCGCTGCAGCTCGGCATCGGCGGGGCGGCGGTGCCCCGCTACGTCGACGAGTGGACCACCGGGATCACCGACGTGACCGATCGGGTCCGGGAGATCCGGCGGCACCTGGACGCGGGCGACGAGGCCCGGGCGGTGGCGTTGCTGCCGCCCGAGCGCGTCTATCCGGAGGTCAGGGGCAGATCGACGGGTTGCCGTAGGGACTCTTGA
- a CDS encoding ATP-dependent Clp protease ATP-binding subunit: MFERFTDRARRVVVLAQEEARMLNHNYIGTEHILLGLIHEGEGVAAKALESLGISLEGVRQQVEEIIGQGQQAPSGHIPFTPRAKKVLELSLREALQLGHNYIGTEHILLGLIREGEGVAAQVLVKLGADLNRVRQQVIQLLSGYQGKEPAAAGTATGEAAPSTSLVLDQFGRNLTQAAREGKLDPVIGREKEIERVMQVLSRRTKNNPVLIGEPGVGKTAVVEGLSQSIVKGEVPETLKDKQLYTLDLGALVAGSRYRGDFEERLKKVLKEIRTRGDIILFIDEIHTLVGAGAAEGAIDAASILKPMLARGELQTIGATTLDEYRKHLEKDAALERRFQPIQVGEPSLAHTIEILKGLRDRYEAHHRISITDAALVAAATLADRYISDRFLPDKAIDLIDEAGARMRIRRMTAPPDLRDFDERIAQVRRDKESAIDAQDFERAAQLRDSEKTLLGQKAQREKEWKAGDLDVVSEVDDEQIAEVLGNWTGIPVYKLTEEETSRLLRMEDELHKRVIGQEDAVRAVSKAIRRTRAGLKDPKRPSGSFIFAGPSGVGKTELSKALAEFLFGSEDALIQLDMSEFHDRYTVSRLVGAPPGYVGYDEGGQLTEKVRRKPFSVVLFDEIEKAHPDVFNTLLQILEDGRLTDGQGRIVDFKNTVIILTTNLGTRDVAKAVSLGFQASEDTESNYDRMKIKVNDELKQHFRPEFLNRIDDTIVFHQLREQEILQIVDIFVARIEGQLKNKDMGLELTDNAKKYLAKKGFDPVLGARPLRRTIQRELEDTLSEQILFNELRPGQIVVVDCEGDPANIEKSKLVFRGAEKAGAVPDAVPADLGAATGEE; this comes from the coding sequence ATGTTCGAGCGGTTCACCGACCGAGCGCGACGGGTTGTCGTCCTGGCCCAAGAAGAGGCCCGGATGCTCAACCACAACTACATCGGAACAGAGCACATCCTGCTCGGTCTGATCCACGAGGGAGAGGGCGTCGCCGCGAAGGCTCTGGAGAGCCTCGGCATCTCTCTCGAGGGAGTCCGGCAGCAGGTCGAGGAGATCATCGGCCAGGGCCAGCAGGCGCCGAGCGGGCACATCCCGTTCACGCCGCGTGCCAAGAAGGTGCTGGAGCTCTCCCTGCGGGAGGCCCTGCAGCTCGGGCACAACTACATCGGCACCGAGCACATCCTGCTCGGCCTGATCCGCGAGGGCGAGGGCGTCGCCGCCCAGGTGCTGGTCAAGCTCGGCGCCGACCTCAACCGGGTCCGCCAGCAGGTCATCCAGCTGCTCTCCGGTTACCAGGGCAAGGAGCCGGCCGCCGCGGGCACCGCCACCGGCGAGGCCGCACCGTCCACGTCGCTGGTCCTCGACCAGTTCGGGCGCAACCTGACGCAGGCCGCCCGCGAGGGCAAGCTCGACCCGGTCATCGGCCGGGAGAAGGAAATCGAGCGGGTCATGCAGGTGCTCTCCCGCCGTACCAAGAACAACCCGGTGCTGATCGGCGAGCCCGGCGTCGGCAAGACCGCCGTGGTCGAGGGCCTGTCCCAGTCCATCGTCAAGGGCGAGGTGCCCGAGACGCTGAAGGACAAGCAGCTCTACACGCTGGACCTGGGCGCCCTGGTGGCCGGCTCGCGCTACCGCGGTGACTTCGAGGAGCGCCTGAAGAAGGTGCTCAAGGAGATCCGCACGCGCGGCGACATCATCCTGTTCATCGACGAGATCCACACCCTGGTCGGCGCCGGCGCCGCCGAGGGCGCGATCGACGCCGCCTCGATCCTGAAGCCCATGCTGGCGCGTGGCGAGCTCCAGACGATCGGCGCGACCACTCTGGACGAGTACCGCAAGCACCTGGAGAAGGACGCCGCGCTCGAGCGCCGCTTCCAGCCGATCCAGGTCGGCGAGCCGTCGCTGGCGCACACCATCGAGATCCTCAAGGGTCTCCGCGACCGGTACGAGGCGCACCACCGGATCAGCATCACCGATGCCGCCCTGGTGGCCGCGGCGACGCTGGCCGACCGGTACATCTCGGACCGCTTCCTGCCGGACAAGGCGATCGACCTGATCGACGAGGCCGGCGCACGGATGCGCATCCGCCGGATGACCGCGCCGCCGGACCTCCGTGACTTCGACGAGCGCATCGCCCAGGTGCGTCGCGACAAGGAGTCCGCGATCGACGCGCAGGACTTCGAGCGCGCCGCCCAGCTGCGCGACTCGGAGAAGACCCTGCTGGGCCAGAAGGCGCAGCGGGAGAAGGAGTGGAAGGCCGGCGACCTGGACGTGGTGTCCGAGGTCGACGACGAGCAGATCGCCGAGGTGCTGGGCAACTGGACCGGGATCCCGGTCTACAAGCTCACCGAGGAGGAGACCTCCCGCCTGCTGCGCATGGAGGACGAGCTGCACAAGCGCGTCATCGGCCAGGAGGACGCGGTCCGCGCCGTCTCCAAGGCGATCCGGCGTACCCGTGCCGGTCTGAAGGACCCGAAGCGCCCGTCCGGCTCGTTCATCTTCGCCGGCCCGTCCGGTGTGGGTAAGACCGAGCTGTCCAAGGCGCTCGCCGAGTTCCTGTTCGGCTCCGAGGACGCGCTGATCCAGCTGGACATGTCGGAGTTCCACGACCGGTACACGGTGTCCCGGCTCGTCGGTGCCCCTCCCGGCTACGTCGGCTACGACGAGGGCGGGCAGCTGACCGAGAAGGTCCGTCGCAAGCCGTTCAGCGTGGTGCTGTTCGACGAGATCGAGAAGGCCCACCCGGACGTGTTCAACACGCTCCTGCAGATCCTGGAGGACGGTCGGCTGACCGACGGCCAGGGCCGGATCGTGGACTTCAAGAACACGGTGATCATCCTGACCACCAACCTCGGCACCCGGGACGTGGCCAAGGCGGTGTCGCTGGGCTTCCAGGCCTCGGAGGACACCGAGTCGAACTACGACCGGATGAAGATCAAGGTCAACGACGAGCTCAAGCAGCACTTCCGGCCCGAGTTCCTGAACCGTATCGATGACACGATCGTCTTCCACCAGCTGCGTGAGCAGGAGATCCTGCAGATCGTGGACATCTTCGTGGCGCGGATCGAGGGCCAGCTCAAGAACAAGGACATGGGTCTGGAGCTGACCGACAACGCCAAGAAGTACCTGGCGAAGAAGGGCTTCGACCCGGTCCTGGGCGCCCGGCCGCTGCGCCGCACGATCCAGCGCGAGCTGGAGGACACGCTGTCCGAGCAGATCCTGTTCAACGAGCTGCGCCCCGGCCAGATCGTGGTCGTGGACTGCGAGGGCGACCCGGCCAACATCGAGAAGTCCAAGCTGGTCTTCCGCGGTGCCGAGAAGGCGGGTGCGGTGCCCGACGCGGTGCCGGCCGACCTCGGTGCGGCCACCGGCGAGGAGTGA
- a CDS encoding Lsr2 family protein: MAKQIIHKLVDDIDGGDADETVKFALDGIQYEIDLSEKNAAELREVFAQYVGAGSKVARGGVVVGGRAARGRGGAAADREQNKAIREWAKKAGYDISDRGRIPQEIVDEYHAKGPGRA; encoded by the coding sequence GTGGCCAAGCAGATCATTCACAAGCTGGTCGATGACATCGACGGCGGCGACGCCGACGAGACGGTGAAGTTCGCGCTCGACGGTATTCAGTACGAGATCGACCTCTCGGAGAAGAACGCCGCAGAATTGCGGGAGGTCTTCGCTCAGTACGTCGGCGCCGGCAGCAAGGTGGCCCGGGGCGGTGTGGTCGTCGGTGGCCGCGCGGCTCGTGGCCGTGGCGGGGCGGCAGCCGACCGGGAGCAGAACAAGGCGATTCGCGAGTGGGCCAAGAAGGCCGGCTACGACATCTCCGACCGCGGGCGTATCCCGCAGGAGATCGTCGACGAGTACCACGCGAAGGGCCCCGGCCGGGCCTGA
- the lysS gene encoding lysine--tRNA ligase produces MTEQNVPVTDPAEDLPEQMKVRRAKRDQMLANGEAPYPVTVARTISLAQIRQQYAELPTDTATGDQVSITGRLIFIRNGGKLCFATLREGDGTELQAMLSLDRVGAGRLEDWKRLVDLGDLVAITGEVITSRRGELSVLADSWAMSAKALRPLPVAHKPLSEETRVRQRYVDLIVRPQARDTVRTRATVIRSLRESLFRRNYLEVETPMLQLLHGGAAARPFVTHSNALDTDLYLRIAPELFLKRAVVGGIDRVFEINRNFRNEGMDSTHSPEFAMLEAYQAYADYNVMQTAVQEWIQEAAQAVSGSHVVTHYDGTELDLGGEWKQITLFGAISEALGEEVTIATDLAQLRQYAEKVQLGVDPKWSAGKLAEELFEHLVQDSLQQPTFVRDYPEETAPLTAPHRETPGLTEKWDLYVGGFELATAYSELVDPVIQRERLVAQSLLAAGGDAEAMQLDEDFLRAMEYGMPPSGGMGMGIDRLLMALTGLGIRETILFPLVRAE; encoded by the coding sequence GTGACCGAGCAGAACGTGCCAGTGACTGACCCCGCCGAGGACCTTCCCGAGCAGATGAAGGTCCGCCGGGCGAAGCGGGACCAGATGCTGGCCAACGGCGAGGCGCCCTACCCGGTCACCGTCGCCCGGACGATCAGCCTGGCCCAGATCCGCCAGCAGTACGCGGAACTCCCGACCGACACCGCCACCGGCGACCAGGTCTCGATCACCGGCCGGCTGATCTTCATCCGGAACGGTGGCAAGCTCTGCTTCGCCACCCTCCGCGAGGGGGACGGCACCGAGCTGCAGGCGATGCTCTCGCTGGACCGGGTCGGCGCCGGGCGCCTGGAGGACTGGAAGCGCCTGGTCGACCTGGGTGACCTGGTCGCGATCACCGGTGAGGTGATCACCAGCCGGCGCGGGGAGCTCTCGGTCCTCGCCGATTCCTGGGCGATGAGCGCGAAGGCGTTGCGCCCGCTTCCGGTCGCGCACAAGCCGCTTTCCGAGGAAACCCGGGTGCGGCAGCGTTATGTGGATCTCATCGTTCGTCCGCAGGCCAGGGACACTGTGCGTACTCGCGCAACCGTGATCCGTAGTCTTCGTGAGTCGCTGTTCCGCCGCAATTATCTCGAGGTGGAAACGCCGATGTTGCAGTTGCTGCACGGCGGCGCGGCGGCCCGTCCGTTTGTGACACACAGCAACGCGTTGGATACCGATCTTTATCTGCGGATCGCGCCGGAACTATTTTTGAAGCGCGCCGTGGTCGGTGGCATCGACCGGGTCTTCGAGATCAACAGGAACTTCCGTAATGAGGGCATGGACTCCACCCACTCCCCGGAGTTCGCCATGCTGGAGGCGTATCAGGCGTATGCCGACTACAACGTGATGCAGACCGCCGTGCAGGAGTGGATTCAGGAGGCCGCGCAGGCCGTCTCCGGCTCGCACGTGGTCACCCACTACGACGGGACCGAGCTGGACCTCGGCGGCGAGTGGAAGCAGATCACCCTGTTCGGCGCGATCTCCGAGGCGCTCGGCGAGGAGGTCACCATCGCGACCGATCTGGCCCAGCTCCGGCAGTACGCGGAGAAGGTCCAGCTCGGGGTCGACCCCAAGTGGAGCGCGGGCAAGCTGGCCGAGGAGCTGTTCGAGCACCTCGTCCAGGACAGCCTGCAGCAGCCGACGTTCGTCCGGGACTACCCGGAGGAGACCGCCCCGCTGACCGCGCCGCACCGGGAGACGCCCGGCCTGACCGAGAAGTGGGATCTCTACGTCGGCGGCTTCGAGCTCGCCACCGCGTATTCGGAGCTCGTCGACCCGGTCATCCAGCGGGAACGTCTCGTCGCGCAGTCCCTGCTGGCGGCCGGTGGGGACGCCGAGGCGATGCAGCTGGACGAGGATTTCCTGCGTGCCATGGAGTACGGAATGCCGCCCAGCGGTGGCATGGGAATGGGAATCGACCGGCTCTTGATGGCGCTCACCGGCCTGGGCATTCGGGAAACGATCCTGTTCCCGTTGGTCCGCGCGGAGTAG
- a CDS encoding type III pantothenate kinase: MLLCIDIGNTNTVLATFDGDKLVHNWRIKTDAASTADELGLMFRGLLAGDAVEITGVAACSTVPAALRNLRTMLKRYYGDVPSVIVEPGVKTGVQLAIDNPKEVGADRVVNTLAAHALYGGPSIVVDFGTTTNFDLISAKGEFLGGAFAPGIEISFDALAARAAQLRKVEPTKPRSVIGKNTVECLQAGLYYGFGGQVDRIVERMVEEIGPVRAVIATGGLAWLVKDECHTLTAHEPMITLIGLRMVYERNV; the protein is encoded by the coding sequence GTGCTGCTTTGCATTGACATCGGTAACACGAACACCGTGCTGGCCACCTTCGACGGTGACAAGCTGGTGCACAACTGGCGGATCAAGACCGACGCCGCCTCGACCGCCGACGAGCTCGGCCTGATGTTCCGTGGCCTGCTGGCCGGTGACGCGGTGGAGATCACCGGGGTGGCGGCCTGCTCCACGGTGCCGGCCGCGCTGCGCAACCTGCGCACGATGCTGAAGCGCTACTACGGCGACGTGCCCAGCGTGATCGTCGAGCCGGGCGTGAAGACCGGCGTGCAGCTGGCCATCGACAACCCGAAGGAGGTCGGCGCCGACCGGGTGGTGAACACCCTGGCCGCGCACGCCCTCTACGGCGGACCGTCGATCGTGGTCGACTTCGGCACCACCACGAACTTCGACCTGATCAGCGCGAAGGGCGAGTTCCTCGGTGGGGCGTTCGCGCCGGGCATCGAGATCTCCTTCGACGCGCTCGCCGCCCGCGCCGCCCAGCTGCGCAAGGTGGAGCCGACCAAGCCGCGCTCGGTGATCGGGAAGAACACCGTGGAGTGCCTGCAGGCCGGGCTCTACTATGGCTTCGGCGGTCAGGTGGACCGGATCGTCGAGCGGATGGTCGAGGAGATCGGCCCGGTCCGCGCGGTGATCGCCACCGGCGGCCTGGCCTGGCTGGTCAAGGACGAGTGCCACACGCTCACCGCGCACGAGCCGATGATCACGCTGATCGGGCTGCGGATGGTATATGAGCGGAACGTCTGA
- the nadC gene encoding carboxylating nicotinate-nucleotide diphosphorylase, which produces MIDFGLDFAEVQRIVLTALAEDLGAPPRDVTSEATIPAGQVDTAELVARADGVVAGLPVAAEVFAVTSQGHAEFRQITGEGDRVVRGDVLATITGPTRALLTGERTALNLISRMSGVATHTRRWADQLEGTKATVLDTRKTTPGLRSLEKYAVRVGGGTNKRMGLYDVAMIKDNHKLAAGSITAAYRLVRDTFPDVAVQVEVTTLAEAEEAVTAGATFLLCDNMSPELLAEVVAAIGGRAELEATGNLTLATAAAYAATGVDYLSVGGLTHSSPILDIALDLRPR; this is translated from the coding sequence GTGATCGACTTCGGGTTGGACTTCGCGGAGGTCCAGCGGATCGTGCTGACCGCGCTCGCCGAGGACCTCGGCGCCCCGCCCCGCGACGTGACCAGCGAGGCGACCATCCCGGCCGGCCAGGTGGACACCGCCGAGCTGGTGGCCCGGGCCGACGGCGTGGTGGCCGGGCTGCCGGTCGCCGCCGAGGTCTTCGCGGTCACCTCGCAGGGGCACGCCGAGTTCCGGCAGATCACCGGCGAGGGCGACCGGGTGGTGCGGGGCGACGTGCTGGCCACCATCACCGGGCCGACCCGCGCGCTGCTCACCGGCGAGCGCACCGCGCTGAACCTGATCAGCCGGATGTCCGGGGTGGCCACCCACACCCGCAGGTGGGCCGACCAGCTCGAGGGCACCAAGGCGACCGTGCTGGACACCCGGAAGACCACCCCCGGGCTGCGGTCGCTGGAGAAGTACGCGGTCCGCGTCGGCGGCGGCACCAACAAGCGCATGGGCCTGTACGACGTCGCCATGATCAAGGACAACCACAAGCTGGCCGCGGGCAGCATCACCGCCGCGTACCGCCTGGTCCGGGACACCTTCCCGGACGTGGCGGTGCAGGTCGAGGTGACCACGCTGGCCGAGGCGGAGGAGGCGGTCACGGCCGGCGCGACGTTCCTGCTCTGCGACAACATGAGCCCGGAACTGCTGGCCGAGGTGGTTGCCGCGATCGGTGGGCGGGCCGAGCTGGAGGCGACCGGGAACCTGACGCTCGCGACGGCCGCGGCCTACGCGGCGACCGGCGTGGACTACCTGTCGGTGGGCGGTCTGACCCACTCCTCGCCGATCCTGGACATCGCACTGGACCTGCGTCCGCGATGA
- a CDS encoding L-aspartate oxidase → MSPLADLPALPRRLAAAEPGWNETTDVVVVGSGVAGLTAALHLRELGLHVTVVTKVNIDDGSTRWAQGGIAGVLDPLDSPQAHAYDTEIAGVGLCDPEAVKVLVEEGPARIRELIRRGAEFDRNPDGSLMLTREGGHRADRIVHAGGDATGAEVQRALHAAVRRDPWIRLVEHALVLDLLRAADGRACGITLHVLGEGSEDGVGAILARAVVLATGGMGQIYASTTNPSVSTGDGVALALRAGAAVTDVEFVQFHPTSFVTADLSSVQRPLISEALRGEGAHLVDETGTRFMVGQHEQAELAPRDVVAKGIYRVLRSTGADHVYLDARHLGKQFLEGRFPTIMASTRAAGVDPATELIPVAPAAHYASGGVRTDLHGRTSIAGLYACGEVACTGVHGANRLASNSLLEGLVFAKRIADDIGRDLPAQADPVRMNMTPAWVADAAIRADVQRTMTRGAGVLRSADSLATAAKELSRLAESRATPNTAAWEATNLLTVATALVASARSRRETRGCHWREDYPTAADEWRGHLLNAINPDGSMSQDFQEMQ, encoded by the coding sequence ATGTCACCTCTCGCGGATCTGCCGGCACTGCCGCGCCGGCTCGCCGCCGCCGAGCCGGGCTGGAACGAGACCACCGACGTGGTCGTGGTCGGGTCCGGCGTCGCCGGGCTGACCGCCGCGCTGCACCTGCGCGAGCTGGGCCTGCACGTCACGGTGGTCACCAAGGTCAACATCGACGACGGCTCGACGCGCTGGGCGCAGGGCGGGATCGCCGGGGTCCTCGATCCGCTGGACTCGCCGCAGGCGCACGCCTACGACACCGAGATCGCCGGGGTCGGGCTGTGCGACCCGGAAGCGGTGAAGGTGCTGGTCGAGGAGGGTCCGGCGCGGATTCGCGAGCTGATCCGCCGGGGCGCCGAGTTCGACCGCAACCCGGACGGCTCGCTGATGCTGACCCGCGAGGGCGGCCACCGGGCGGACCGGATCGTGCACGCCGGTGGCGACGCGACCGGCGCCGAGGTGCAGCGCGCCCTGCACGCCGCGGTCCGCCGCGACCCGTGGATCCGGCTGGTCGAGCACGCGCTCGTCCTCGACCTGCTGCGGGCCGCCGACGGCCGGGCCTGCGGGATCACCCTGCACGTGCTCGGCGAGGGCTCGGAGGACGGCGTCGGCGCGATCCTGGCCCGCGCGGTGGTGCTGGCCACCGGCGGGATGGGGCAGATCTACGCCTCCACCACGAACCCGTCGGTCTCCACCGGCGACGGCGTGGCGCTCGCGCTGCGGGCCGGCGCGGCGGTCACCGATGTGGAGTTCGTCCAGTTCCACCCGACCTCGTTCGTCACCGCCGACCTGAGCTCGGTGCAGCGGCCACTGATCTCCGAGGCGCTGCGCGGCGAGGGGGCGCACCTGGTCGACGAGACCGGCACCCGGTTCATGGTCGGCCAGCACGAGCAGGCCGAGCTGGCCCCGCGCGACGTGGTCGCCAAGGGCATCTACCGGGTCCTCCGGTCGACCGGGGCGGACCACGTCTACCTGGACGCGCGGCACCTCGGCAAGCAGTTCCTGGAGGGCCGCTTCCCGACGATCATGGCGTCCACCCGGGCGGCCGGCGTGGACCCGGCGACCGAGTTGATCCCGGTCGCCCCGGCCGCGCACTACGCCTCCGGCGGGGTGCGGACCGACCTGCACGGGCGGACCAGCATCGCCGGGCTCTACGCCTGCGGCGAGGTGGCCTGCACCGGCGTGCACGGCGCGAACCGGCTGGCCAGCAACTCGCTGCTGGAGGGCCTGGTCTTCGCCAAGCGGATCGCCGACGACATCGGCCGGGACCTGCCCGCCCAGGCCGACCCGGTGCGGATGAACATGACCCCGGCCTGGGTCGCCGACGCGGCGATCCGTGCCGACGTGCAGCGCACCATGACCCGCGGGGCCGGCGTGCTGCGCTCGGCGGACTCGCTGGCCACCGCGGCCAAGGAGCTGTCCCGGCTGGCCGAGTCGCGGGCCACCCCGAACACCGCGGCGTGGGAGGCGACGAACCTGCTCACCGTCGCGACCGCGCTGGTCGCCTCGGCCCGCAGCCGCCGGGAGACGCGCGGCTGCCACTGGCGGGAGGACTACCCGACCGCGGCCGACGAGTGGCGCGGCCACCTGCTCAACGCGATCAACCCGGACGGCAGCATGAGCCAAGACTTCCAGGAGATGCAGTGA
- a CDS encoding septum formation family protein, whose product MRDWRARWRDRESWSGPWLGFDLAATLGVILLVAAGCGSPGNVDGDLTNDWGAMAPATGFEPIADTCHLANFAATGPRATYEEVDCSVQHRTETVYVGAYTGTAADGDQPPAETSAAAEAAYQTCDQKTSAYVGGPWRTARLWIGVTHPSPAAWTGGSRWFRCDVVELDSIEDDGALVERQGSLRGTLAGGSDLELGCYAIKLNDSGAIDTMPRAVCTDKHNAEFVGVWDAPADASYPKGDTAWEAFHDGCRTVVAAWAGVPDDKNLQFRTGVVSLPGNSDVWAQGDRGVRCYLWLDGAELTASMKGKGTKALPVQYK is encoded by the coding sequence ATGCGAGACTGGCGGGCCCGATGGCGTGACCGGGAGTCCTGGTCCGGCCCGTGGCTCGGCTTCGACCTGGCCGCCACGCTCGGCGTGATCCTGCTGGTCGCCGCGGGTTGCGGCAGTCCCGGCAACGTCGACGGCGACCTCACCAACGACTGGGGCGCGATGGCGCCGGCGACCGGGTTCGAGCCGATCGCCGACACGTGCCACCTCGCGAACTTCGCGGCGACCGGCCCGCGGGCGACCTACGAAGAGGTCGACTGCTCGGTCCAGCACCGGACCGAGACGGTCTACGTGGGCGCGTACACCGGGACGGCCGCGGACGGCGATCAGCCGCCGGCCGAGACCTCCGCGGCGGCCGAGGCCGCCTATCAAACCTGCGATCAAAAGACTTCGGCGTACGTGGGTGGGCCGTGGCGTACCGCGAGGCTGTGGATCGGCGTGACGCATCCGTCGCCGGCGGCCTGGACCGGTGGCTCCCGCTGGTTCCGCTGCGACGTGGTCGAGCTCGACTCGATCGAGGACGACGGGGCGCTGGTCGAGCGGCAGGGCAGCCTGCGGGGCACCCTCGCCGGCGGCTCCGACCTGGAGCTCGGCTGCTACGCGATCAAGCTGAACGACAGCGGCGCGATCGACACCATGCCGCGGGCCGTCTGCACGGACAAGCACAACGCCGAGTTCGTCGGGGTCTGGGACGCGCCCGCCGACGCGTCGTACCCGAAGGGCGACACCGCGTGGGAGGCCTTCCACGACGGTTGCCGGACCGTGGTCGCCGCCTGGGCCGGGGTGCCGGACGACAAGAACCTGCAGTTCCGTACCGGAGTGGTCTCGCTGCCGGGCAACTCCGACGTCTGGGCCCAGGGTGACCGCGGGGTCCGCTGCTATCTGTGGCTGGACGGGGCCGAGCTGACCGCCTCGATGAAGGGCAAGGGGACCAAGGCCCTGCCGGTCCAGTACAAGTAA
- the panD gene encoding aspartate 1-decarboxylase, with product MLRTMLKSKIHRAVVTQADLHYVGSVTVDLDLMEAADLLPGEQVAIVDVTNGARLETYVIPGERGSGVIGINGAAAHLVHPGDLVILISYGQMDSAEARAHQPRVVHVDADNRVIELGTDPAEAVAGMADELVRGDLTRSAR from the coding sequence ATGCTCCGCACCATGCTGAAGTCGAAGATCCACCGGGCCGTCGTGACGCAGGCCGACCTGCACTACGTCGGCTCGGTGACCGTCGACCTCGACCTGATGGAAGCGGCCGATCTGCTGCCCGGCGAGCAGGTGGCGATCGTCGACGTGACCAACGGGGCGCGCCTGGAGACCTACGTGATCCCGGGCGAGCGGGGCAGCGGCGTGATCGGGATCAACGGCGCCGCCGCGCACCTGGTGCACCCCGGAGACCTGGTCATCCTGATCTCCTACGGACAGATGGACAGCGCCGAGGCCCGCGCCCACCAGCCGCGGGTGGTGCACGTGGACGCCGACAACCGGGTGATCGAGCTGGGTACGGACCCGGCCGAGGCGGTCGCCGGGATGGCCGACGAGTTGGTCCGGGGTGATCTGACGCGGTCGGCGCGCTGA
- the panC gene encoding pantoate--beta-alanine ligase — translation MTQVAHTRDELAAELSKADTDVAVVMTMGALHEGHRQLIRVARERSAFVVVTIFVNPLQFGPSEDFEKYPRTLEQDLAACRAEGASVVFAPGRDDVYPGGAPSITMNPGPLGAILEGASRPGHFSGMLTVVEKLLRLTRADVAFFGEKDFQQLALIRRMVVDLELGVEIVGVPTVREIDGLALSSRNRFLSPAERASALALSRALREGAALSDRDAILAAAGKILAEEPGVRVDYLELTGVDLGDPPADGPARLLVAAKVGATRLIDNVPIALRKEA, via the coding sequence GTGACCCAGGTGGCGCACACCCGCGACGAGCTTGCCGCTGAGCTGTCAAAAGCGGACACCGACGTCGCCGTCGTGATGACCATGGGGGCGCTGCACGAGGGGCACCGGCAGTTGATCCGGGTGGCTCGGGAGCGGTCCGCCTTCGTGGTCGTGACGATCTTCGTGAATCCGTTGCAGTTCGGCCCGAGCGAGGATTTCGAGAAGTATCCGCGGACGCTCGAGCAGGATCTGGCGGCGTGCCGGGCGGAGGGCGCGTCGGTGGTCTTCGCGCCGGGGCGGGACGACGTCTATCCGGGTGGCGCGCCGTCGATCACGATGAATCCGGGGCCGCTCGGCGCGATCCTGGAGGGCGCGAGCCGGCCGGGCCATTTCTCCGGCATGCTCACCGTGGTCGAGAAACTGTTGCGGCTCACCCGCGCGGATGTCGCGTTCTTCGGCGAGAAGGATTTCCAGCAGCTGGCGTTGATCCGCCGGATGGTCGTGGATCTGGAGCTCGGCGTGGAGATCGTGGGCGTTCCGACCGTACGGGAAATTGATGGTCTTGCTCTTTCCAGCCGGAATCGGTTCCTCTCGCCGGCGGAGCGGGCTTCCGCGTTGGCACTTTCCCGCGCTTTGCGCGAGGGCGCCGCGCTGAGCGACCGGGACGCGATTCTGGCGGCCGCCGGCAAGATTCTGGCGGAAGAGCCCGGTGTACGTGTCGACTACCTGGAACTGACCGGTGTGGATCTGGGCGACCCGCCGGCCGATGGTCCCGCCCGCCTCCTGGTGGCCGCGAAAGTGGGCGCCACCCGTCTGATCGACAACGTCCCGATCGCTCTCCGGAAGGAAGCCTGA